The Amycolatopsis umgeniensis DNA segment CGGGATCTTCCGCCTCGACGACGAAAAGGGCCGCAAGTACATCGTGCCCACCGACCGGATCGCCTACGTCGAGATCGCGCCGTCGGATGTTCGCAAGGTCGGCTTCGCTGTTGGTGGCTAACCCGATCGGGTTGTAGTCGGATGTCACAGTGGCGTCACCGCTGCGTCTCAGCCAGCTCTCAGATTTGATCGTCACGCTATGGCGGGGACGGCAGGGGGCTAGCCGAGAAATGAGGTGGACGGCGTCACTGTGATGGACCGCGCGCTGGTCGACGGCGCGCGCACTGTTCCCGGACAAGGCAAACGGGCCGCGGGGCGGCTGACCGGTATCGACGTCGCCCGCGGCCTGGCCGTACTCGGCATGTACGCGGTGCATGTCGGCCCCGATCCCGCCAAAGGCGGCGTCGGGGTGCTGTTCAAACCGTTCGAAGGCCATTCCGCGGCGCTGTTCGCGGTGCTGGCCGGAGTCTCGATCGCACTGATGTCCGGCGGGCGCCGCCCGAAACTGGGCCGCGACCGGACCCGTGTCGCGCTGAAGCTGGCGACCCGCGCACCGCTTCTGGTGGTGCTGGGGCTGTGGCTGACCAGCCTCGAGACCGGCTACATGGTGATCCTGGCCTACTACGGGGCCTGTTTCCTCTTCGCGATCCCGTGGCTGCGCGCGAGCGCGAAGACCCTGGCGATCGCCGCGGTCGCCGTCGCCGTGGCCGCCCCGCTGTTCTCTCACCTGGTCAGGGCCCAGCTGCTGCCCCGCGACCTCCTGTTCTTCGCACCGGACCTGACCGCGGACGACGTCACGTCGACGGGGCTGCTCAAGGCCGCGACAGTCCTCGTCCTGACCGGGACCTTCCCCGCGTTGACGCTGATGGCGTACGTGTTCGCCGGGATGTCCCTCGGTCGGATGGACCTGACCTCGCGCAGTGTGTGCCGACGGCTGTTCTTCGGCGGGTCGGCGCTCGCGGTGGGTGGGTACGTCGTGTCCTGGATCGCGACCGGACCGCTCGGCGGCATGCAGGCCGTGTACCGCTCACTGGAACCGGCCGCCGCGCAGATGGGGATGTCGCCACCGGAGTTCTTCCGGCTGCACCAGACCTGGATCCACGGCACGCCGCCGACCACCAGCTGGGCCTGGGAGCTGCTGCCGACAGGGACCTCGTACACGCCGTTCGACCTGCTGATCTCGATCGGGATCGCGGCCGCGGTGATCGGTGGCTGCCAGCTGCTGATGCCGAGGTTCGAGCGCGTGCTGCGGCCGCTTTCGGATCTGGGCGGGCGGGTGCTGAGCGCGTACGTGCTGCATTTCGTGGCGATCGCGCTGCTGTGGGACGAGAGCGACGGCGATTCGATCTTCAGCGTGCTGCACTTCGTCGAGTTCTCGGTGGTCGCGCTGACCGCCGCGGTGCTGTGGCGGAAGTTCATCGGGCGCGGGCCGCTGGAATGGGCGATGAACAAGCTGTCGAGCTGGCCGAAATACCTGTTCGACGCCGCTCGGGTGCCCGCTCAACGGCGCGGCTGAGCTGCAAGGCACCGAAGCGGTACCTGTGCTTACCCGCCTGTTGTACGTGAAGGCCCCCTTCCTTGCGCCAGGCGCAAGGAAGGGGGCCTTCACGCGCTCCTGGGGTGGCGGCGCGTTGCGAAAGCCACTTTCGCAACGCTCAAGGTTGCGAAAGTGGCTTTCGCAACCTGTGCTGGCGTGCTGAGCTGCGAAAAGAGAGCAAGGGACCTTTGCTCACGTTAGTTAGCGCACTAACTAACGTGAGCAAAGGTCCCTTGCTGTCGCGGGGCGGCCGCAAGTCCGTGAAGGCCTCCTTGAGGGACTCAGGGTCCCTCAAGGAGGCCTTCACGGACTTTGGAGGAGCGGGCGTCAGGCGTTGAGCTCGTTCAGCTCTTCGAGGCTGGTCGGCACGTGGAACGGCGGCGTGCTGGTGCCCATGATGCGGTAGCGGTCCCACGGGTCCGGGTCGGAGAGTTCGCCCTTCGCGCTGTACTCGCCCGCGCGGATCTCGACGGCGGTCTTCTTGCCACCGGCGGCTGCGGACACCTGCTCGTTGGTCGCCACACGCCCGTACCAGCGGTAGTACCCGTCGATGGGCTGGAAATAGCCCCGCAGGTCGACCGTGGTCGCGATTTCGGTCCCGTCGATCACGAGGACCGCTTCGCCGGCGTAGCCGTCTTCGTCGTGTTCGCTCATTGCCCCTCCACCTGCTTTTCCTCGGTCTTCCGCATCTGGACGACCTTGTTCTCTTCGAGCGGCAGATTCGGGTCGATGACGATGCCCTGCTGCCGGGAGAGGCCGTCGATCGCGGCCCAGATGATCTGCGTCAGGTACTCGACGACGCTGTCGCGGCCCATCGAGCGCCTGTCCAGCCACCATTCGCCGGTGCTCTGGACCATGCCGACGATGCCGTGCGCCCACGGTTCCGCGGCGCCGGAGTCCATGTTGAACATCCGCATGTAGTCGCCGAGCAGCGCGGTGAGCGCGGTGGCGATCAGTTCCTTGTCCTCGGCGACGACGTCCGATTTGACGAGCACCTTCTCCTGCAGGCCGCCGCGGGCGAGCAAGCGGTACAGGTTGGGGTGCTCCTCGATGACGCTGAAGAACGCGTCGAGCGCCATCCGGATCCGGGGGACCGGGGCCAGTTCGGAGTTGATCGCCGGGATCAGCCGCTGGAAGAGGATCTCCGTGCCGCGCTGCCCGAGCGCGACGTACAGATCGGCCTTGTCGTCGAAGTGCCTGTACAGCACGGGTTTCGTGACGCCCGCTTCGGCGGCGACGTCCTCCATGCCGAGGTCCGGTCCGTGCGTGTCGAGCGCGCGCAGGGCGGCCTCGACGAATTCCGCGCGGCGCGCGATCCGGTGCTTGCGCCAGCGGTCGCGACGAGCGTCGCCCGTGTCGGCCTCACCCGCCGTGGGGTGCTTGCTCGACTGCTTGCTGTTGCGCTTGACACGTTCGATCACCCAAGTCATGCTACCAGAGGTAACTGTTACCGCGAGTTACAGATAGGGGTGTGTCGGCAATGACGCGGGCGCTGAAGGAAACAGACCGGGAGAAGACGGCCGAGCGGCTGCTCAAGTCCTCCGCAAACAAGTTCTACGACCCCGACGTCGACATCGACTGGAACGCTCCTCTCGTGGACGGGAAGCGCTACATCCCCGCCCACCGTTCCTCGCTCTACGGCACCGAACTGTGGGACTCACTGTCCGAAGAGCAGCGCATCGAGCTCGGCAAACACGAGGTCGCGAGTGTCGCCACGACCGGGCTGTGGTTCGAGATCCTCCTGATGCAGATGCTGCTCAAGGAGGTCTACGACGAAGACCCGACCAGTTCGCACGCGCAGTACGCGCTGACCGAGATCGCGGACGAATGCCGTCACTCGACGATGTTCGCGCGGATGGCGTCGCGGATCGGCTGCCCGTCCTACGGCCCCGTGCCGTGGTTGCGACGCCTGGCGAAACTGATGCCGTCGATCAGCTACGGCCCCGCGCGCTACGGCGCGATCCTCGTCGCCGAAGAGGTCCTCGACCGGCTTCAGCGCGAGCAGATGAACGACCCGGACATCCAGCCGCTGGTGCGCATGGTCAACCGGATCCACGTGCTCGAAGAAGCCCGGCACGTCACCTTCGCCCGCGAAGAGGTCACTCGCGGGATGGCGAAGCTGACGAAGAAGGAAATCGTCTACCAGCAGTTCATCATCGCGCTCATTTCGTACTTCGTGACGCGGGCCTTCATCAACCCGAACGTCTACAAGGCCGTCGGCATCCGGCCGCGTGACGGCGTCGAGGCCGCGCTGAACAACCCGAACTGGCAGGGAAGCGTCCAGTGGGCGGGCGAGAAGATCATGCCGTTCCTGCAGGAATCCGGTCTGATCGGCAAACCCGGTATGTACTTCTGGCGCAAGTCCTTCCTGCTGCCGGGGAAGCGATGAGGAGCGTCAAGCAGCGCGGCGCCGTCTCCTGGGATCCGTCGCGGGAACACCGGTTCGTGACCGCCGACGGCACCGCCCTGCACGTCGAGACGAGCGGCCCCGCCGACTCCGAACTCACGCTGGTGCTCGTGCACGGCTGGACACAGGACCACCGGACCTGGGACAGCGTGGTGGCCCGGCTCGGCGATTCCGGCCGGATCCTGCGCTACGACCTGCGCGGGCACGGCGGTTCCGCACCGGCGAAACCGGGGACGGCCACGATCCAGACCCTCGCCGACGATCTCGCCGAATTGATCGAAGACCGCGTCCCGGACGGTCCGATCGTGCTGGCGGGGCACTCCATGGGCGGCATGACGATCATGGAACTGTCCCGCAGCCACCCCGAACTCGTGGCCCGGCGCGTCGCCGGGGTCGCGTTCGTCGCCACGTCGTCCGGTGAGATGGACCGGATCACCCTCGGCTTGCCGGGGATCGCGGGCAGCGGCGCGGCGAGGTTCGAACGCCGGCTCGCGAAGCTGCTCGCGAAGAACCGCCGGGACGCCTTGCCGTTGCCGCTGTCGGTGGTGCGCCCGGGTGCGCGCCTGCTCGTCTTCGGACGGCGGCCGCAGCGGGCGGACCTGGACTCGGTCGCCGAACAGTTGTTGTGTGCGCATCCGGCGAGCGTCGCGGGATTCCAGGACGCGATTTCGCGGCACGACTGCCGTGTCACGCTCGCCGCGTTGTCGGGGAAACCGGTGATCGTGCTTTCGGGGGAGCGGGACAGGCTGTGCCCGACGACGCACGCCAAGGTCATCGCCGACGCGCTGCCGGAGGCCGAATTCGTGCGTTACCCCGGCGCGGGGCACATGCTCCCGCAGGAACGGGCGCAAGAGGTCTCGGCCCGCATCGCGGCACTCGTCCGCCGAGCCGCGCGGGTCTGAGGAGAGAGCAGGGGACCTTTGCTATCGCTCTCGGTGGGGCAAGCGGTAGCAAAGGTCCCTTGCTCTTTTCAGAGGCGGGTGTAGCCCTCCTCGAGAAGGCGGATCCCCGTGTCCTGATAGGCGTCCTGGTCGTCCGGGGCGGGGGTCCCGAGCCCGTCGACATAGCGGTTGAACAGGCAGAAGGCGGCCGCGATCAGCACCGTGTCGTGGATTTCGAGGTCCGTCGCGTCCTCCGCGCGGGCGGCCGCGATCAGGTCTTCGCTCACGGACTTCCCGCCCTCGCGGACAGCGAGCGCGACGTGCAGGAGCGCCTTCATCTTCGCCGACACGGGAGCGCCGTCGACGTCTTTCCATGCCGCCTCGACGACAGACAGACCGCCTTCGAGCGCTTCGGCGG contains these protein-coding regions:
- a CDS encoding DUF3107 domain-containing protein yields the protein MEVKIGIKDTPRELVVSSSQSPDEVEELVANALRAGDGIFRLDDEKGRKYIVPTDRIAYVEIAPSDVRKVGFAVGG
- a CDS encoding heparan-alpha-glucosaminide N-acetyltransferase domain-containing protein, producing MDGVTVMDRALVDGARTVPGQGKRAAGRLTGIDVARGLAVLGMYAVHVGPDPAKGGVGVLFKPFEGHSAALFAVLAGVSIALMSGGRRPKLGRDRTRVALKLATRAPLLVVLGLWLTSLETGYMVILAYYGACFLFAIPWLRASAKTLAIAAVAVAVAAPLFSHLVRAQLLPRDLLFFAPDLTADDVTSTGLLKAATVLVLTGTFPALTLMAYVFAGMSLGRMDLTSRSVCRRLFFGGSALAVGGYVVSWIATGPLGGMQAVYRSLEPAAAQMGMSPPEFFRLHQTWIHGTPPTTSWAWELLPTGTSYTPFDLLISIGIAAAVIGGCQLLMPRFERVLRPLSDLGGRVLSAYVLHFVAIALLWDESDGDSIFSVLHFVEFSVVALTAAVLWRKFIGRGPLEWAMNKLSSWPKYLFDAARVPAQRRG
- a CDS encoding DUF4873 domain-containing protein, giving the protein MSEHDEDGYAGEAVLVIDGTEIATTVDLRGYFQPIDGYYRWYGRVATNEQVSAAAGGKKTAVEIRAGEYSAKGELSDPDPWDRYRIMGTSTPPFHVPTSLEELNELNA
- a CDS encoding TetR/AcrR family transcriptional regulator — encoded protein: MTWVIERVKRNSKQSSKHPTAGEADTGDARRDRWRKHRIARRAEFVEAALRALDTHGPDLGMEDVAAEAGVTKPVLYRHFDDKADLYVALGQRGTEILFQRLIPAINSELAPVPRIRMALDAFFSVIEEHPNLYRLLARGGLQEKVLVKSDVVAEDKELIATALTALLGDYMRMFNMDSGAAEPWAHGIVGMVQSTGEWWLDRRSMGRDSVVEYLTQIIWAAIDGLSRQQGIVIDPNLPLEENKVVQMRKTEEKQVEGQ
- a CDS encoding AurF N-oxygenase family protein — encoded protein: MTRALKETDREKTAERLLKSSANKFYDPDVDIDWNAPLVDGKRYIPAHRSSLYGTELWDSLSEEQRIELGKHEVASVATTGLWFEILLMQMLLKEVYDEDPTSSHAQYALTEIADECRHSTMFARMASRIGCPSYGPVPWLRRLAKLMPSISYGPARYGAILVAEEVLDRLQREQMNDPDIQPLVRMVNRIHVLEEARHVTFAREEVTRGMAKLTKKEIVYQQFIIALISYFVTRAFINPNVYKAVGIRPRDGVEAALNNPNWQGSVQWAGEKIMPFLQESGLIGKPGMYFWRKSFLLPGKR
- a CDS encoding alpha/beta fold hydrolase, with the translated sequence MRSVKQRGAVSWDPSREHRFVTADGTALHVETSGPADSELTLVLVHGWTQDHRTWDSVVARLGDSGRILRYDLRGHGGSAPAKPGTATIQTLADDLAELIEDRVPDGPIVLAGHSMGGMTIMELSRSHPELVARRVAGVAFVATSSGEMDRITLGLPGIAGSGAARFERRLAKLLAKNRRDALPLPLSVVRPGARLLVFGRRPQRADLDSVAEQLLCAHPASVAGFQDAISRHDCRVTLAALSGKPVIVLSGERDRLCPTTHAKVIADALPEAEFVRYPGAGHMLPQERAQEVSARIAALVRRAARV
- a CDS encoding carboxymuconolactone decarboxylase family protein; this translates as MPHIALDENLPGITALFAYRPETAAPLGQLAEVLLRGPSSLSVGERELIGAVVSRGNDCTFCSRSHAAVAAEALEGGLSVVEAAWKDVDGAPVSAKMKALLHVALAVREGGKSVSEDLIAAARAEDATDLEIHDTVLIAAAFCLFNRYVDGLGTPAPDDQDAYQDTGIRLLEEGYTRL